Below is a genomic region from Longimicrobiaceae bacterium.
CACGGCCCGGAAGAGGGCAACCGCCGCGCCGCATCCCGCCGCCTCGCGCATCCGCGTGCGGCGCAACTACCTCGGCTTACCCGCCAGCGTAAGCGCCCTTCCGCCGATGACCCAGTCCGCGGACGATCTCGTGTCGCCGTAAGTGGACGGCGGGGCGTCTCATCACCCCGCTTCAGGAGATCGGCGGACTTCAACCGGGCTCCAGATGCGAGACGGCGCCGCTCCTCTGCCGAGGGGCGGCGCCGTCTGCCGTGCATCTCCCGTTGCGCGGGACCCGGCGCGCTACCGGACGATGCGGCCGATGCGGCTCCAGCGGGCGGCGGTGATGGCGCTGGGGAACGGCGCGCCCGCGTTGGGATCGTACGAGAAGTAGACGAACAGCGGCTTGCCGCGGATCACGTCGCGCGGGATGAAGCCCATGAAACGCGAGTCCAGCGACTCGTCGCGGTTGTCGCCCATCAGAAAGTAGTGGCCCCCGGGAACGACCAGCGGGCCCCAGTTGTCGCGCGTGGGCCGGTACGTGGCGTGGTTCACGCCCGCCGGCAGCGCGGCCAGGTGCCAGTGGTAGCCGTACCGGTCGGCCTGCACCTCGGGCCCCAGCGAGCCGGGCTGGCCCACGTACTGGATCGGGTAGTCCGGCGCGTCCGAGAGCGTGATGTACGGCTCGTTCAGCTTCTTGCCGTTGCGGTACATCTGGTGGGCGATCATCTGCAGCGTGTCGCCCGGCTCGCCCATCACCCGCTTCACCACGTCGATCACCGGCCGGTTGTAGTCCGGGTCGAACACCACGATGTCGCCGTGGCGCGGGTCGCGGATGCCGGGCAGGCGAAGGTCCGTGAACGG
It encodes:
- the lepB gene encoding signal peptidase I gives rise to the protein MPRPEPIRAERAAPTAASRPAKSETLEWIKSLGVALLLFLFIRTFLFQAYSIPSGSMENTLLVGDYLMANNTVFGAHVPFTDLRLPGIRDPRHGDIVVFDPDYNRPVIDVVKRVMGEPGDTLQMIAHQMYRNGKKLNEPYITLSDAPDYPIQYVGQPGSLGPEVQADRYGYHWHLAALPAGVNHATYRPTRDNWGPLVVPGGHYFLMGDNRDESLDSRFMGFIPRDVIRGKPLFVYFSYDPNAGAPFPSAITAARWSRIGRIVR